In the genome of Tropicibacter oceani, one region contains:
- a CDS encoding nitrous oxide reductase family maturation protein NosD has translation MTRFLTLLVSLLTALPLWAADIRVPAGSGTLATAIAGAHPGDVLILEDGRHMGAIVIDRSLTLQGGADVIIDAMGQGTAITIAASDVTIRGVTVTGSGMDSKALDAGIKILKKADRAIIENNRLIGNLHGVDVHGGRDAQVRGNLIEGTRQKRVNDRGNGIYVWNSPGTVVEGNSVRWGRDGIFSNASRTGTYRNNLFRDLRFAVHFMYTNDSEVSGNVSIGNGLGYAIMFSNNPVVKDNLSLSDISHGVMLNYANNATVSGNLVRGGANRCTFIYNAHKNLIYNNRFEGCEIGIHFTAGSERNVLTGNAFVGNRTQVKYVGTRDVEWSFEGRGNFWSDHPGFDLGGDGIADSAFRPNDLMDHILWSQPAAALLTGAPAVQLIRWAQSSFPATLPGGVVDSAPLMTAPQIAVAAQYTAMEAEAAARRNESDLNDFDVNDLTSH, from the coding sequence CCGGCGATGTGCTCATCCTCGAAGACGGCCGCCACATGGGCGCGATTGTCATCGACCGCAGCCTGACGCTGCAAGGCGGGGCGGATGTGATCATCGACGCCATGGGGCAGGGCACCGCCATCACCATCGCCGCCTCCGATGTGACGATCCGGGGCGTGACCGTGACCGGGTCGGGCATGGACAGCAAGGCGCTGGACGCAGGGATCAAGATCCTGAAAAAGGCCGACCGCGCGATCATCGAAAACAACCGCCTGATTGGCAATCTGCACGGCGTCGACGTGCATGGCGGGCGCGATGCGCAGGTGCGCGGCAACCTGATCGAAGGCACCCGGCAAAAGCGCGTCAACGACCGGGGCAACGGCATCTATGTCTGGAATTCGCCCGGAACGGTGGTCGAAGGCAACTCGGTCCGCTGGGGCCGCGACGGCATCTTTTCCAACGCCTCGCGCACCGGCACCTATCGCAACAACCTGTTCCGCGACCTGCGCTTTGCCGTGCACTTCATGTATACCAACGACTCCGAGGTGTCGGGCAACGTGTCGATCGGCAATGGCCTGGGCTATGCGATCATGTTTTCCAACAACCCGGTGGTCAAGGACAACCTGTCGCTGTCCGACATCAGCCATGGCGTGATGCTGAACTATGCCAACAACGCCACCGTGTCGGGCAACCTGGTGCGCGGCGGGGCGAACCGCTGCACCTTCATCTACAATGCGCACAAGAACCTGATCTACAACAACCGCTTTGAGGGCTGCGAAATCGGCATCCATTTCACCGCAGGGTCCGAGCGTAACGTGCTGACCGGAAACGCCTTTGTCGGCAACCGCACGCAGGTCAAATATGTCGGCACGCGCGATGTGGAATGGAGCTTCGAGGGGCGCGGCAATTTCTGGTCGGACCATCCCGGGTTCGATCTGGGCGGCGACGGCATCGCCGACAGCGCCTTTCGCCCCAACGACCTGATGGACCATATCCTGTGGTCGCAGCCTGCCGCCGCCCTGCTGACCGGGGCCCCCGCCGTGCAGCTGATCCGCTGGGCGCAGTCCAGCTTTCCGGCGACCTTGCCGGGCGGTGTCGTCGACAGCGCCCCCCTGATGACCGCACCGCAGATCGCGGTTGCGGCCCAATACACCGCCATGGAGGCCGAAGCGGCCGCGCGGCGGAATGAAAGTGATCTCAATGACTTCGACGTTAACGATCTCACGTCTCACTAA
- a CDS encoding ABC transporter ATP-binding protein encodes MTSTLTISRLTKTFGGVHALSDVSLRVEPGERVALLGHNGAGKSTMMKIILGLIAPDSGDISVCGAAPGGALARSKVAYLPENAAFHSALTGLEQITHYMRLRGVDPAGAMDLLDRVGLAHAARRRIGTYSKGMRQRVGLAQALIGHPALLVLDEPTSGLDPVSRRDFYELLDTLAAEGAAILLSSHALTEVEARTDRLLILSGGKMVAEGTLTDLRSKAALPVAMQITAINGYDRDIMAVFPDAIRIGDRLQLSCAQADKLATLAQISALRGKVADLDVIPPSLEDIYSHFSRRDGQ; translated from the coding sequence ATGACTTCGACGTTAACGATCTCACGTCTCACTAAGACGTTCGGCGGGGTGCATGCCCTGAGCGATGTGTCGCTGCGGGTCGAGCCCGGCGAACGCGTCGCGCTGCTTGGCCATAACGGCGCGGGCAAGTCGACGATGATGAAGATCATCCTTGGCCTGATCGCGCCCGACTCTGGCGATATCTCTGTCTGCGGGGCGGCCCCCGGCGGCGCCCTGGCGCGCAGCAAGGTGGCCTATCTGCCTGAAAACGCGGCCTTTCATTCGGCGCTGACCGGGTTGGAGCAGATCACCCACTACATGCGCCTGCGCGGCGTCGATCCTGCCGGGGCGATGGACCTTCTGGACCGTGTCGGGCTGGCCCATGCCGCGCGGCGGCGCATCGGCACCTATTCCAAGGGGATGCGCCAGCGTGTCGGGCTGGCGCAGGCGCTGATCGGGCATCCGGCGCTGCTGGTCCTGGATGAACCGACCAGCGGGCTGGACCCGGTGTCGCGGCGCGATTTCTATGAACTGCTCGACACGCTGGCCGCCGAGGGCGCGGCGATCCTGCTGTCCAGCCACGCCCTGACCGAGGTCGAGGCCCGCACCGACCGATTGTTGATCCTGTCGGGCGGCAAGATGGTGGCCGAGGGCACCCTGACCGACCTGCGCAGCAAGGCGGCCTTGCCAGTGGCGATGCAGATCACCGCGATCAACGGCTATGACAGGGACATCATGGCGGTCTTTCCGGATGCCATCCGCATCGGTGACCGGCTGCAGCTAAGCTGCGCGCAGGCGGACAAGCTGGCCACGCTGGCGCAGATTTCGGCGCTGCGCGGCAAGGTGGCGGATCTGGACGTGATCCCGCCCAGCCTCGAAGACATCTACAGCCATTTCAGCCGGAGGGACGGCCAATGA
- a CDS encoding ABC transporter permease — protein sequence MIARILATATTEIHIARRNRWVLIAVLLMVVFSLVLAAAGSAPTGALGADRLSVVVASLTSLSVYLVPLVALLMSFDAVAGEVERGTLPLLLTYPVARWEVLAGKFLAHAAILILAISAGYGAAAAVTILADPDALSGLGALATLTWTSALLGATFLGIGYAVSSLARRVSGAAGLAIGLWLGLVVLYDLGLLAAVVADDGGVFTTRVFPIALLANPADAFRLFNLSAAQATSAASGIGGAAHAIAQWQSLVSVLVWPLVALALAALAFRKVEP from the coding sequence ATGATCGCCCGCATCCTTGCCACCGCAACCACCGAAATTCACATCGCGCGCCGCAACCGCTGGGTGCTGATCGCGGTTCTTCTGATGGTCGTCTTTTCGCTGGTACTGGCGGCGGCGGGCTCGGCCCCGACCGGGGCGCTTGGCGCTGACAGGCTGTCGGTTGTCGTGGCTTCGCTGACCTCGCTGTCGGTCTACCTTGTGCCGCTGGTGGCGCTGCTGATGTCCTTTGACGCCGTCGCCGGCGAGGTCGAGCGCGGCACGCTGCCCTTGCTGCTGACCTATCCGGTCGCCCGCTGGGAGGTACTGGCCGGCAAGTTCTTGGCGCATGCCGCGATCCTGATCCTGGCCATTTCCGCAGGCTATGGCGCGGCGGCGGCGGTGACCATCCTGGCCGATCCGGATGCGCTGTCGGGCCTCGGGGCGCTGGCAACGCTGACCTGGACCTCGGCGCTGCTGGGCGCGACCTTCCTGGGGATCGGCTATGCGGTGTCCTCGCTGGCGCGCCGGGTGTCCGGGGCGGCGGGGCTGGCCATCGGGCTGTGGCTGGGGCTGGTCGTGCTGTACGATCTGGGGCTTTTGGCGGCAGTGGTGGCCGATGATGGCGGCGTCTTTACCACCAGGGTCTTTCCCATAGCCTTGCTGGCCAACCCGGCCGATGCCTTTCGCCTGTTCAACCTGTCCGCCGCGCAGGCGACCTCGGCCGCCTCGGGGATTGGCGGCGCGGCCCATGCGATCGCGCAGTGGCAATCGCTGGTTTCGGTCCTGGTCTGGCCGCTGGTGGCGCTGGCGCTGGCGGCGCTGGCCTTTCGAAAGGTGGAACCATGA
- a CDS encoding nitrous oxide reductase accessory protein NosL, whose product MKALSFLLIVLALGACKKDVAQDTAPVPLTAGAVGHYCQMDLLEHAGPKAQAHLGGLPGAPLFFSQVRDVVAYMRMPEQSHEIVAVWVNDMGAPHATWQEPGQANWIAAQDAVYVVGARVLGGMGAPELVPFADPSAAARFATANGGQVMRLDQIPDSAVLAPVELTAETDDTTFQDRLRVLSRELGE is encoded by the coding sequence ATGAAAGCCCTGTCGTTTTTGTTGATCGTGCTGGCGCTTGGCGCCTGCAAGAAAGATGTCGCGCAGGACACCGCGCCGGTGCCGCTGACGGCGGGGGCGGTTGGCCACTATTGTCAGATGGACCTGTTGGAACACGCCGGGCCCAAGGCGCAGGCCCACCTGGGCGGCCTGCCGGGCGCGCCGCTGTTCTTCAGCCAGGTGCGCGACGTGGTCGCCTATATGCGCATGCCCGAGCAAAGCCATGAAATCGTTGCCGTCTGGGTCAACGACATGGGCGCGCCGCACGCGACATGGCAGGAGCCGGGCCAGGCCAACTGGATCGCCGCGCAGGACGCCGTCTATGTGGTCGGCGCGCGGGTTCTGGGCGGCATGGGCGCGCCGGAACTGGTGCCCTTTGCCGACCCTTCCGCCGCCGCCCGCTTTGCCACCGCCAATGGCGGGCAGGTCATGCGCCTGGACCAGATCCCCGACAGCGCGGTGCTGGCGCCGGTCGAGCTGACCGCTGAAACGGATGACACGACTTTCCAGGACCGCCTGCGCGTCCTGTCCAGAGAATTGGGAGAATAA
- a CDS encoding FAD:protein FMN transferase, translating into MIPRRRFLAISAAAAMFPAPGRANPVYIWQGRALGAQATLRLAHPDAKAICTRVEAEISRLEDIFSLYRPDSALSLLNRSGVLDQPPFELLECLSLAGAVHKASQGRFDPTIQPLWSRYAESYARGTAPALADLQTARALTGWQGVTLDAARITLRPGMALTLNGIAQGFVADQVAGMLAQMGLSNILIDTGEFRALGAQPDGSPWPVRLAAGGAVPLVARALATSAPLGTTFDEAASAGHILDPRTAAPAQAAWREITVSASTAALADALSTAACLYDTRAGIEACLARFDGANLEAIAAL; encoded by the coding sequence ATGATACCCCGCCGCCGTTTCCTGGCCATCAGTGCCGCCGCCGCCATGTTTCCCGCACCGGGCCGGGCCAACCCGGTCTATATCTGGCAGGGCAGGGCGCTTGGCGCGCAGGCGACGCTGCGCCTGGCCCACCCCGATGCCAAGGCGATCTGCACCCGGGTCGAGGCCGAGATTTCCCGCCTTGAGGATATCTTCAGCCTGTATCGCCCGGACAGTGCGCTGTCTTTGCTGAACCGAAGCGGCGTGCTGGACCAGCCGCCCTTTGAACTGCTGGAATGCCTGTCGCTGGCGGGGGCGGTCCACAAGGCCAGCCAAGGCCGGTTCGACCCGACGATCCAGCCGCTTTGGTCCCGCTATGCCGAAAGCTATGCCCGCGGCACCGCCCCCGCGCTGGCCGATCTGCAGACCGCGCGCGCCCTGACCGGATGGCAGGGCGTCACGCTGGATGCGGCGCGGATCACGCTGCGGCCGGGCATGGCGCTGACCCTGAACGGTATAGCCCAGGGCTTTGTCGCGGATCAGGTGGCCGGGATGCTGGCCCAGATGGGGCTGAGCAATATCCTGATCGACACCGGCGAATTCCGCGCGCTTGGCGCCCAGCCGGACGGATCGCCCTGGCCGGTGCGTCTGGCCGCCGGGGGGGCGGTGCCGCTGGTCGCCCGCGCGCTGGCCACCTCCGCGCCGCTGGGCACCACCTTTGACGAAGCCGCCAGCGCCGGCCATATTCTTGACCCGCGCACTGCGGCACCGGCGCAGGCCGCGTGGCGTGAAATCACCGTATCGGCCAGCACCGCCGCCCTGGCGGACGCGCTGTCGACCGCCGCCTGCCTTTACGACACACGCGCCGGGATCGAGGCCTGCCTGGCCCGCTTTGACGGCGCAAACCTGGAGGCGATTGCAGCGCTGTGA
- a CDS encoding L,D-transpeptidase, whose product MLSRRSMIASLAAFATPALARPAFAAPGEWDTWDAQVTPEGFDLGSSNPWGLHPRFLPVRVTANDGLKPGDVHVDAVARYLYHIGSDGTAMRYGVAIGRDGLYEPGVYSIKRKAKWPRWTPTPAMIKREPDKYARWEEGMPPGPDNALGSRALYLFVGNRDSHLRIHGTPAPRSIGTRASSGCVRMVMAHINTLYDQVDTGVTAYLYPTDGSRL is encoded by the coding sequence ATGCTCTCCAGACGCTCCATGATCGCATCCCTTGCCGCATTTGCCACGCCGGCCCTGGCCCGGCCCGCCTTTGCCGCCCCCGGTGAATGGGACACCTGGGATGCGCAGGTGACCCCGGAGGGGTTCGACCTTGGCTCCAGCAACCCCTGGGGGCTGCATCCGCGGTTCCTGCCGGTGCGGGTCACGGCCAACGACGGGTTGAAGCCGGGCGATGTGCATGTCGATGCGGTGGCGCGCTACCTGTACCACATCGGAAGCGACGGCACCGCGATGCGCTATGGCGTCGCCATCGGCCGCGACGGGCTGTATGAACCCGGCGTCTATTCGATCAAGCGCAAGGCCAAGTGGCCGCGCTGGACCCCGACGCCCGCGATGATCAAGCGCGAGCCCGACAAATACGCCCGCTGGGAAGAGGGCATGCCTCCGGGGCCGGACAATGCGCTGGGGTCACGGGCGCTGTACCTGTTTGTCGGCAACCGCGACAGTCACCTGCGCATCCACGGCACGCCCGCACCGCGTTCGATCGGAACGCGGGCCAGTTCGGGCTGTGTGCGCATGGTCATGGCGCATATCAACACGCTGTACGATCAGGTCGATACCGGCGTCACCGCCTATCTGTACCCGACCGACGGCAGCCGGCTGTAA
- a CDS encoding methyl-accepting chemotaxis protein gives MSLKYRIIMAIVVCALVSVVLVAAPLYMGTQKLIEEGGKRELQQMEARIRAGLESRIETALSMAQTIAAIPRVQRAVANADTKGLHRLFVKDFATMSASTGVAQFQFHTPQAVSILRVHNPEKYGDDLSEFRQMVVQTNDTSQPLSGLERGRAGLGIRGVSPVTDDGEHLGSVEIGLAFDSALLHAILGTTETRLEVYILPDQSIATFEESDDEIQRITGNFDGDALLTRADLNRFLQNTQGTTKNTIDGAPFAGTVFTINDFSGQPVAIAHVLVPQSALVSISSQMTQVALGAAALAMALSAVMAWLFGGRLTRSLGQIIARMKSLAEGDTAVDLDAFQDNGEIGQMAVRLDVFRQGLIEAEKLRVAQETQQAEQEQIVSHLARALRGLADGDLDSRIDADFGEGYAQLVTDFNAAATGLSDIISSIAGVAGTVTDRAKDLTEAADDLSNRTETSAATLEQTAAALEQVTSNVRTTSEGAQNANESGKAAIDKARSGADIVSDTVQAMTDIDDSAEEIARITGLIDDIAFQTNLLALNAGVEAARAGEAGSGFAVVASEVQALARRTADAAGQIDTLITVSGEKVKHGVQLVNRTGSALDEIVAAVEGVTNQISTIADLAAEQLQSLSEVNVAVNDLDQTTQRNAAMFQQSTMANQALLEQGEKLQSLVNRFTHESRPDHLDEQSAA, from the coding sequence ATGTCGCTGAAATACAGGATCATCATGGCGATCGTCGTCTGCGCCCTTGTTTCCGTCGTCCTGGTCGCCGCGCCGCTGTACATGGGGACACAGAAGCTGATCGAAGAGGGCGGCAAACGCGAATTGCAGCAGATGGAGGCGCGCATTCGCGCCGGGTTGGAGTCGCGCATCGAAACCGCGCTTTCCATGGCCCAGACCATCGCCGCGATTCCGCGCGTCCAGCGCGCCGTCGCCAATGCCGACACAAAGGGGTTGCACCGGCTTTTCGTCAAGGATTTCGCCACCATGTCCGCTTCGACCGGTGTTGCGCAATTCCAGTTCCACACGCCCCAGGCGGTTTCGATCCTGCGCGTCCACAATCCCGAAAAATACGGTGATGACCTGTCCGAATTCCGCCAGATGGTGGTGCAGACCAATGACACCAGCCAGCCGCTGTCGGGGCTGGAACGCGGTCGCGCCGGGCTTGGCATTCGCGGCGTCAGCCCGGTAACCGATGACGGCGAACACCTGGGCAGCGTCGAGATCGGGCTGGCTTTTGATTCCGCGCTGTTGCACGCCATCCTTGGAACCACCGAAACCCGGCTCGAGGTTTACATCCTGCCCGATCAAAGCATTGCGACCTTCGAGGAAAGCGATGATGAAATCCAGCGCATCACCGGCAATTTCGACGGCGACGCCCTGCTGACGCGCGCCGATCTGAACCGGTTCCTGCAGAACACGCAAGGGACGACGAAAAACACCATCGACGGCGCGCCCTTTGCCGGCACCGTCTTTACCATCAACGACTTTTCGGGGCAGCCGGTGGCCATTGCCCATGTGCTTGTGCCGCAAAGCGCGCTTGTCAGCATTTCCAGCCAGATGACGCAGGTCGCCCTGGGCGCCGCGGCCCTGGCCATGGCCCTTAGCGCGGTCATGGCCTGGCTGTTTGGCGGCCGCCTGACGCGGTCCCTTGGCCAGATCATCGCCCGCATGAAATCCCTGGCCGAGGGCGACACCGCCGTCGACCTGGACGCCTTTCAGGACAACGGCGAAATCGGCCAGATGGCGGTGCGTCTGGATGTCTTTCGCCAGGGCCTGATCGAGGCGGAAAAGCTGCGCGTGGCGCAGGAAACCCAACAGGCCGAACAGGAACAGATCGTCAGCCACCTAGCCCGGGCGCTGCGCGGGCTGGCCGATGGCGATCTGGACTCCCGCATCGACGCCGATTTTGGCGAAGGCTATGCCCAGCTGGTCACCGATTTCAACGCCGCCGCCACCGGGCTGTCAGACATCATTTCGTCGATTGCCGGGGTCGCAGGCACCGTCACCGACCGCGCCAAGGACCTGACCGAGGCCGCCGACGACCTGTCGAACCGGACCGAAACCTCGGCCGCGACGCTTGAACAGACCGCCGCCGCGCTGGAACAGGTCACCAGCAACGTGCGCACCACGTCCGAAGGCGCGCAAAACGCCAATGAATCCGGCAAGGCCGCCATCGACAAGGCCCGCTCGGGCGCGGATATCGTTTCGGACACGGTGCAGGCCATGACCGACATCGACGATTCCGCCGAGGAAATCGCCCGCATCACCGGGTTGATCGACGACATCGCCTTTCAGACCAACCTGCTGGCGCTGAACGCCGGGGTCGAGGCCGCGCGCGCCGGCGAGGCAGGCAGCGGTTTCGCGGTCGTCGCCTCCGAGGTGCAGGCGCTGGCCCGGCGCACGGCGGATGCCGCCGGCCAGATCGACACGCTGATCACTGTCTCGGGCGAAAAGGTCAAACATGGCGTCCAGCTGGTCAACCGCACCGGTAGCGCGCTGGACGAAATCGTCGCCGCCGTCGAAGGGGTGACAAACCAGATCAGCACGATCGCCGACCTGGCCGCCGAGCAGCTGCAAAGCCTGTCCGAAGTCAATGTGGCGGTCAACGATCTGGACCAGACGACCCAGCGCAACGCCGCGATGTTCCAGCAAAGCACGATGGCCAACCAGGCGCTGCTGGAACAGGGCGAAAAGCTGCAATCGCTGGTGAACCGATTCACCCACGAATCCCGGCCCGATCACCTGGACGAACAGAGTGCTGCATAA
- a CDS encoding vWA domain-containing protein, with amino-acid sequence MFVPFFENLRKSGVPVSLREYLTFLEAVGKGLATYDVEAFYYLARSAMVKDERHLDRFDQAFAATFKGLEAIGFEQVLEAVNLPDDWLRKMAEKHLSPEEKAEIEALGGFDKLMETLQQRLKEQQGRHQGGSKWIGTAGTSPFGAYGYNPEGVRIGQNESRHQRAVKVWDKREFRNLDDSVELGTRNIKVALKRLRRWARSGAEEELDLDGTIRATAEHGYLDVKTRPERRNAVKVLLFLDVGGSMDPYIKLVEELFSAARAEFKHLEYYYFHNCLYEGVWRDNRRRYDQQTPTWEVLNTYGHDYKCIFVGDASMSPYEIAYPGGANEHWNAEAGQVWLQRARQQWPDHLWLNPVPQRHWDHTQSIAMIREVFEDRMVPMTLDGIDRGMRLLSQ; translated from the coding sequence ATGTTCGTGCCCTTCTTTGAAAACCTGCGCAAATCCGGGGTTCCGGTGTCCTTGCGCGAATACCTGACCTTTCTCGAAGCGGTGGGAAAGGGTCTGGCGACCTATGACGTCGAGGCCTTTTATTACCTGGCCCGCAGCGCAATGGTCAAAGACGAACGCCATCTTGACCGCTTTGACCAGGCCTTTGCCGCCACCTTCAAGGGGCTCGAAGCGATCGGGTTCGAACAGGTGCTCGAAGCGGTGAACCTGCCGGACGACTGGCTGCGCAAGATGGCCGAAAAGCACCTGTCCCCCGAGGAAAAGGCCGAGATCGAGGCGCTTGGCGGCTTTGACAAGCTGATGGAGACGCTGCAACAGCGGCTCAAGGAGCAGCAAGGCCGCCATCAGGGCGGCAGCAAATGGATCGGCACCGCCGGGACATCGCCCTTTGGCGCCTATGGCTACAACCCCGAAGGCGTGCGCATCGGGCAGAATGAATCGCGTCATCAACGGGCCGTAAAGGTCTGGGACAAAAGAGAGTTCCGCAATCTGGACGACAGCGTCGAACTGGGCACCCGCAACATCAAGGTGGCGCTGAAACGGCTGCGTCGCTGGGCCCGCAGCGGTGCCGAAGAAGAGCTGGATCTGGACGGCACCATCCGCGCCACCGCCGAACATGGCTATCTGGACGTGAAAACCCGCCCCGAACGGCGCAATGCCGTCAAGGTGCTGCTGTTCCTCGATGTGGGCGGCAGCATGGACCCCTATATCAAGCTGGTCGAAGAACTGTTTTCGGCCGCGCGGGCCGAATTCAAGCATCTCGAATATTACTATTTTCACAATTGCCTGTACGAAGGCGTCTGGCGCGACAATCGCCGCCGCTATGATCAGCAGACCCCCACCTGGGAGGTGCTGAACACCTATGGGCATGATTACAAATGCATTTTCGTGGGTGACGCCAGCATGTCGCCCTATGAAATCGCCTATCCGGGCGGCGCCAATGAACACTGGAACGCCGAGGCCGGGCAGGTCTGGTTACAGCGCGCGCGCCAGCAATGGCCCGATCACCTGTGGCTGAACCCGGTGCCGCAGCGCCATTGGGACCACACCCAAAGCATCGCGATGATCCGCGAGGTCTTCGAGGATCGCATGGTGCCGATGACGCTGGACGGGATCGACCGGGGCATGCGGCTTTTGTCGCAATAA
- a CDS encoding apolipoprotein acyltransferase, producing the protein MIVIFGALLGAILGGINAARRKGNIADIAQYAAVYAIIFALVGLILTISIEKLV; encoded by the coding sequence ATGATCGTGATCTTCGGGGCCCTGCTGGGCGCCATCCTGGGCGGCATCAATGCCGCCCGCCGCAAGGGCAACATTGCCGACATCGCGCAATATGCGGCGGTCTACGCCATCATTTTCGCCCTTGTCGGGCTGATCCTGACCATCAGTATCGAAAAACTGGTCTGA
- a CDS encoding DUF2927 domain-containing protein, with product MRRARRYLLPLYLMLGACMPVSQSDTPTRAAASMESDLPSMKSFSVPRPSAPIASNSDIARDFLDLAFSLESGRGLQTLTRFEGPIRVRVTGAPPPSLAPDLNRLLHRLRTEAGIDIAQSDNGVANITIQAVTRAEIRKTLPTAACFVVPNVSSLKEYAASRRTAKVSWSRLTSRQRLAIFLPNDSTPQEARDCLHEELAQALGPLNDLYRLPDSVFNDDNVHTVLTGYDMLILRAYYDRELHNGMSRRDVADRLPGILARINPAGQNGAARRLSKTPRVWIDAVQTALGPGAGPAERRDAATEALKVAIAMGWSDHRRAFSHYAMGRLLQAIDPEAAQDHFVLAQRFFGTSPDTRLHRAYVASQLAAYAISAGRADDALYLLTPHLDTAAQHENAALLATLMMLRAEALEMAGRVSEGRQVRLDSLGWARYGFGSDWAVRAKLREIGSLSPLRRRRGAL from the coding sequence ATGCGCAGAGCCAGACGTTACCTCCTTCCGCTTTACCTGATGCTGGGCGCCTGTATGCCGGTATCGCAATCCGACACGCCGACACGGGCCGCTGCTTCGATGGAAAGCGATCTGCCCTCGATGAAAAGCTTTTCGGTGCCGCGCCCCTCGGCGCCCATTGCGTCGAATTCCGACATCGCGCGGGATTTCCTGGACCTGGCCTTTTCGCTGGAATCGGGGCGCGGTCTGCAGACCCTGACCCGTTTCGAAGGACCGATCCGGGTGCGCGTCACCGGCGCGCCGCCGCCCAGCCTGGCGCCCGACCTGAACCGGCTGCTGCACCGTCTGCGCACCGAGGCCGGCATCGACATCGCCCAAAGCGACAATGGCGTGGCCAACATCACCATCCAGGCCGTCACCCGCGCCGAGATCCGCAAGACCCTGCCGACCGCCGCCTGTTTCGTGGTGCCGAATGTCAGCTCGCTCAAGGAATATGCCGCCTCGCGCCGCACCGCCAAGGTCAGCTGGTCGCGGCTGACCTCGCGCCAGCGGCTGGCTATCTTCCTGCCCAACGACAGCACCCCGCAAGAGGCCCGTGACTGCCTGCACGAGGAACTGGCCCAGGCCCTGGGGCCGCTGAACGATCTGTACCGCCTGCCCGACAGCGTCTTTAACGACGACAACGTGCACACAGTGCTGACCGGCTATGACATGCTGATCCTGCGCGCCTATTACGACCGCGAATTGCACAACGGCATGAGCCGCCGCGACGTCGCCGACCGCCTGCCGGGCATCCTGGCGCGGATCAACCCCGCCGGGCAGAACGGCGCCGCACGCCGCCTGTCGAAAACGCCGCGCGTCTGGATCGATGCGGTGCAGACGGCGCTTGGGCCGGGCGCAGGCCCCGCCGAACGCCGCGACGCCGCCACCGAGGCGCTGAAAGTCGCCATCGCCATGGGCTGGTCCGACCACCGCCGCGCCTTTTCGCACTATGCCATGGGCCGCCTGTTGCAGGCGATCGACCCCGAGGCCGCGCAAGACCACTTTGTCCTGGCGCAACGGTTCTTTGGCACCTCGCCCGATACCCGGCTGCACCGCGCCTATGTGGCCTCGCAGCTGGCCGCCTATGCGATCAGCGCAGGCCGCGCCGATGATGCGCTGTACCTTCTGACGCCGCATCTGGACACCGCCGCCCAGCATGAAAACGCCGCCCTTCTGGCGACGCTGATGATGCTGCGCGCCGAGGCGCTCGAGATGGCCGGCCGCGTGTCCGAAGGCCGCCAGGTCCGTCTGGACAGTCTGGGCTGGGCACGCTACGGGTTCGGCTCGGACTGGGCGGTGCGGGCCAAACTGCGTGAGATCGGCTCGCTCAGCCCCCTCAGACGGAGACGTGGCGCGCTATGA
- a CDS encoding GNAT family N-acetyltransferase: MSQNNDVIVRALRDEDEPVWRELWKAYLDFYNSTVSDEVYKSSFARLLGDDPRDFSGMVAEVDGRVVGLVHYLFHRHGWKIEEVCYLQDLYADPSVRGKGVGRALIEAVYKAADDHGAPNVYWLTQDFNDTARRLYDRIGVVTPFLKYQRS; the protein is encoded by the coding sequence GTGTCCCAAAACAACGATGTCATCGTTCGCGCCCTGCGCGACGAGGATGAACCCGTATGGCGCGAGCTGTGGAAGGCCTACCTGGACTTCTACAACAGCACCGTCAGCGATGAGGTCTACAAGTCCTCCTTCGCGCGCCTTCTGGGGGACGATCCAAGGGATTTCAGCGGCATGGTCGCTGAGGTCGATGGCCGCGTGGTGGGACTTGTCCACTACCTCTTTCACCGTCATGGCTGGAAAATCGAAGAGGTCTGCTATCTGCAGGACCTTTACGCCGACCCTTCCGTGCGCGGCAAAGGGGTTGGCCGGGCCTTGATCGAAGCGGTCTACAAGGCCGCCGACGATCACGGCGCACCCAATGTCTACTGGCTTACTCAGGACTTCAATGACACCGCCCGTCGTCTTTATGACCGCATCGGCGTCGTCACCCCATTCCTCAAGTACCAGAGATCGTGA